In a single window of the Acipenser ruthenus chromosome 8, fAciRut3.2 maternal haplotype, whole genome shotgun sequence genome:
- the LOC117406807 gene encoding dnaJ homolog subfamily C member 3-like isoform X1 → MESLGFNYNKILSYIAFVLVLLDLQYEGVQCGKNGEVENHLELGKKLLAAGQLADALSHFHAAVDEDPKNYMAYYRRATVYLAMGKSKSALPDLSSVVELKPDFTSARLQRGNLLLKQGKLDEAEEDFKKVLKSSPSAKEEADARTQLIKCDQMQRLLVQTHREFNNEDYKTATAQLDTLLETCVWDVTLRELRAECYIQLGELGKAISDLKAATKLKNDNTAAFYKISTIYYKLGDHEMSLNEIRECLKLNPDHKQCFSHYKQVKKLNKQIMSAEELIGEEKYTDAISKYESVMKTEPNVPYYTMQAKERVCHCLSKNQQAHEAIETCTEVLKSDPHNVNVLKDRAEAYLLDEQYHEAVRDYETAQEHNESDPQVKEGLERAQRLLKQSQKRDYYKILGVKRNAQKKEIIKAYRKQAQQWHPDNFQDEEEKKKAEQKFIDIASAKEVLTDPEMRRKFDEGQDPLDPENQQGGDNGGHHFHRGWNSWQGFNPFGSGSFNFKFQHN, encoded by the exons atggagtcATTAGgatttaattacaataaaatattgtctTATATTGCGTTTGTACTAGTTTTGTTAGATTTGCAGTATGAAG GAGTGCAATGTGGGAAAAATGGAGAAGTTGAAAATCATCTGGAACTGGGGAAGAAGCTTCTGGCTGCCGGACAGTTGGCAGATGCTCTGTCTCATTTTCACGCTGCTGTAG ATGAAGACCCCAAAAACTACATGGCCTACTACAGAAGAGCTACTGTGTATCTGGCCATGGGTAAATCAAAATCGGCACTCCCAGATCTCAGCAGCGTTGTTGAACTGAAACCAGATTTCACTTCT GCACGACTACAGAGAGGAAACCTGCTGTTGAAACAGGGCAAGTTAGATGAAGCTGAAGAAGACTTTAAAAAAGTG CTAAAATCCAGCCCGAGTGCCAAAGAGGAGGCTGATGCCAGGACTCAGCTGATTAAATGTGATCAAATGCAGCGGCTTCTGGTCCAGACCCACAGGGAATTCAACAATGAGgattacaaaacagcaactgcTCAACTTGACACCCTGCTAGAG ACTTGTGTTTGGGATGTAACCCTACGAGAGCTCAGGGCAGAATGTTACATCCAGCTGGGAGAACTGGGCAAAGCAATCAGTGACCTGAAAGCTGCTACGAAATTGAAGAACGACAACACTGCAGCTTTCTATAAGATCAGTACCATCTACTACAAGCTGGGAGATCATGAAATGTCGCTCAA CGAGATCCGTGAGTGTCTGAAGCTGAACCCAGATCACAAGCAGTGCTTCAGTCACTACAAGCAAGTGAAAAAGCTCAACAAGCAGATTATGTCTGCAGAGGAGCTCATCGGAGAGGAGAA GTACACAGATGCCATAAGTAAATACGAGTCAGTTATGAAGACTGAGCCCAATGTGCCCTATTATACAATGCAGGCCAAAGAGAGggtttgtcattgtttgtcaaAG AACCAGCAAGCACATGAAGCCATTGAAACCTGCACAGAAGTCCTGAAGTCAGACCCCCACAATGTGAATGTTTTAAAAGACCGAGCAGAAGCATATCTTTTGGATGAGCAGTATCATGAGG CTGTGAGAGATTATGAAACTGCACAGGAGCACAATGAGAGCGATCCTCAGGTCAAGGAAGGACTGGAGAGAGCACAGAGACTCCTGAAGCAGTCCCAGAAGAGGGACTATTATAAGATATTAGGAGTAAAGAG AAATGCCCAGAAAAAGGAGATTATAAAGGCATACAGGAAGCAGGCACAGCAGTGGCACCCGGACAACTTCCAGGATGAAGAGGAGAAGAAAAAAGCAGAGCAGAAATTTATTGACATTGCCTCTGCCAAAGAGGTGCTCACTGATCCAG AGATGAGAAGGAAGTTTGATGAAGGTCAGGACCCACTGGACCCTGAGAATCAACAGGGAGGAGACAATGGTGGGCATCACTTCCACAGAGGCTGGAACTCATGGCAGGGATTCAACCCCTTTGGCTCTGGATCTTTTAACTTCAAGTTCCAGCACAACTAG
- the LOC117406807 gene encoding dnaJ homolog subfamily C member 3-like isoform X2, with product MAYYRRATVYLAMGKSKSALPDLSSVVELKPDFTSARLQRGNLLLKQGKLDEAEEDFKKVLKSSPSAKEEADARTQLIKCDQMQRLLVQTHREFNNEDYKTATAQLDTLLETCVWDVTLRELRAECYIQLGELGKAISDLKAATKLKNDNTAAFYKISTIYYKLGDHEMSLNEIRECLKLNPDHKQCFSHYKQVKKLNKQIMSAEELIGEEKYTDAISKYESVMKTEPNVPYYTMQAKERVCHCLSKNQQAHEAIETCTEVLKSDPHNVNVLKDRAEAYLLDEQYHEAVRDYETAQEHNESDPQVKEGLERAQRLLKQSQKRDYYKILGVKRNAQKKEIIKAYRKQAQQWHPDNFQDEEEKKKAEQKFIDIASAKEVLTDPEMRRKFDEGQDPLDPENQQGGDNGGHHFHRGWNSWQGFNPFGSGSFNFKFQHN from the exons ATGGCCTACTACAGAAGAGCTACTGTGTATCTGGCCATGGGTAAATCAAAATCGGCACTCCCAGATCTCAGCAGCGTTGTTGAACTGAAACCAGATTTCACTTCT GCACGACTACAGAGAGGAAACCTGCTGTTGAAACAGGGCAAGTTAGATGAAGCTGAAGAAGACTTTAAAAAAGTG CTAAAATCCAGCCCGAGTGCCAAAGAGGAGGCTGATGCCAGGACTCAGCTGATTAAATGTGATCAAATGCAGCGGCTTCTGGTCCAGACCCACAGGGAATTCAACAATGAGgattacaaaacagcaactgcTCAACTTGACACCCTGCTAGAG ACTTGTGTTTGGGATGTAACCCTACGAGAGCTCAGGGCAGAATGTTACATCCAGCTGGGAGAACTGGGCAAAGCAATCAGTGACCTGAAAGCTGCTACGAAATTGAAGAACGACAACACTGCAGCTTTCTATAAGATCAGTACCATCTACTACAAGCTGGGAGATCATGAAATGTCGCTCAA CGAGATCCGTGAGTGTCTGAAGCTGAACCCAGATCACAAGCAGTGCTTCAGTCACTACAAGCAAGTGAAAAAGCTCAACAAGCAGATTATGTCTGCAGAGGAGCTCATCGGAGAGGAGAA GTACACAGATGCCATAAGTAAATACGAGTCAGTTATGAAGACTGAGCCCAATGTGCCCTATTATACAATGCAGGCCAAAGAGAGggtttgtcattgtttgtcaaAG AACCAGCAAGCACATGAAGCCATTGAAACCTGCACAGAAGTCCTGAAGTCAGACCCCCACAATGTGAATGTTTTAAAAGACCGAGCAGAAGCATATCTTTTGGATGAGCAGTATCATGAGG CTGTGAGAGATTATGAAACTGCACAGGAGCACAATGAGAGCGATCCTCAGGTCAAGGAAGGACTGGAGAGAGCACAGAGACTCCTGAAGCAGTCCCAGAAGAGGGACTATTATAAGATATTAGGAGTAAAGAG AAATGCCCAGAAAAAGGAGATTATAAAGGCATACAGGAAGCAGGCACAGCAGTGGCACCCGGACAACTTCCAGGATGAAGAGGAGAAGAAAAAAGCAGAGCAGAAATTTATTGACATTGCCTCTGCCAAAGAGGTGCTCACTGATCCAG AGATGAGAAGGAAGTTTGATGAAGGTCAGGACCCACTGGACCCTGAGAATCAACAGGGAGGAGACAATGGTGGGCATCACTTCCACAGAGGCTGGAACTCATGGCAGGGATTCAACCCCTTTGGCTCTGGATCTTTTAACTTCAAGTTCCAGCACAACTAG